A genomic segment from Roseofilum capinflatum BLCC-M114 encodes:
- a CDS encoding IMS domain-containing protein: MRIPLDYYRILGVPLQATAEQLQQAHGDRMMQLPRREYSETAIASRKSLLDQAYNILSNPEAKTAYDQKTFHSLPSHGEQETQIQETLPSLEVEDHQTLGALLILLELGEYELVLNLGQEYLNSLSAQEEEETPTHTIPELSRADVVLTLALAGLELGREQWQQGTYEQAALSLEKGEKLLLKEGVFPSLRGEVQADLYKLRPYRILELLSQKTDDALAHRHGIQMLRDMLQERGGLDGTGDDQSGLNIDDFLRFMQQLRSYLTSLEQQTLFETEAQRPSAVATYLAVYALLVRGFAYKQPSLINRAKRMLTRLGSRQDVHLEQAVCCLLLGQTEEASQSLELSREYEQLAFIRENSQGAPDLLPGLCLYSERWLQEEVFPHFRDLADCQQTLKEYFADDRVQAYLEALPLENSQKNQWSVVQSKPEATPKRESQGGISIEKGEDAQAAPSSSLREKAGSSVERSMTTTATLSRSESAGVGDRPQNSPSRSQRVTQRPGSGGRGRVKSRRGTGKTGRSSIHWGRLVLLGAGGLLGLWIVIWLIGQVFGLMGSLFRNAPALEGEQLQLMLNQPPLEIPEGPPEATADTGPLTQERAQLVIETWLSTKAQAFGSNHEVDQLSSILVDPALSRQRQRATQDQQDNFYGEYEHQVTINEVTVNPDDEDRATVDATVNESVEFYRNGAVDRGASYSDEIQVQYQLIRQDGQWRIEDWSV; the protein is encoded by the coding sequence GTGCGTATTCCGCTCGATTATTACCGAATTTTAGGCGTACCACTACAGGCAACTGCCGAACAGTTGCAACAGGCCCACGGCGATCGCATGATGCAACTGCCTCGGCGGGAATATTCGGAAACGGCGATCGCCTCTCGAAAATCCCTGCTCGATCAGGCCTACAACATTTTATCTAATCCGGAAGCCAAAACCGCTTACGACCAAAAAACGTTTCACTCTCTTCCCAGCCACGGAGAACAAGAGACCCAGATTCAAGAAACCCTACCGTCGCTGGAGGTGGAAGACCATCAAACCCTAGGGGCACTGTTGATCCTTCTAGAGTTAGGTGAATATGAGCTAGTCTTAAATCTAGGACAAGAGTATCTGAATTCCCTCTCTGCCCAAGAGGAAGAAGAAACGCCAACCCATACCATTCCTGAATTATCCCGTGCTGATGTGGTCTTAACCTTAGCCCTAGCAGGTCTAGAGTTGGGGCGAGAACAATGGCAACAGGGAACCTACGAACAAGCGGCATTATCCCTAGAAAAGGGCGAAAAATTGCTGTTGAAAGAAGGGGTATTTCCCAGCCTACGGGGAGAAGTACAAGCAGATTTATATAAACTGCGTCCCTACCGCATTCTAGAATTGTTGTCCCAAAAAACGGATGATGCCCTTGCCCATCGCCACGGTATTCAGATGCTGCGGGATATGCTGCAAGAACGGGGAGGGCTGGATGGGACGGGAGACGATCAGTCAGGGCTGAATATTGATGATTTTCTGCGTTTTATGCAACAGTTACGCAGTTATCTGACTTCCTTGGAACAACAAACTCTATTTGAAACCGAAGCCCAACGCCCGTCTGCTGTGGCTACTTATTTGGCGGTTTATGCCCTATTGGTGCGGGGATTTGCTTATAAACAACCGTCCCTGATTAACCGAGCTAAACGAATGCTGACGCGGTTAGGGTCTCGGCAGGATGTGCATTTAGAACAGGCGGTGTGCTGTTTGCTCTTGGGACAAACGGAAGAAGCGAGCCAGTCCCTAGAATTGAGTCGGGAATACGAACAATTAGCGTTTATTCGGGAAAATTCCCAAGGCGCTCCCGATTTATTGCCGGGTTTGTGTTTGTATAGTGAGCGTTGGTTACAGGAAGAGGTGTTTCCCCATTTTCGGGACTTGGCTGATTGTCAGCAAACCCTGAAAGAGTATTTTGCTGACGATCGGGTACAAGCGTATTTAGAAGCTTTGCCTTTAGAGAACAGCCAGAAGAATCAATGGAGTGTGGTGCAATCTAAGCCGGAAGCGACTCCCAAGCGGGAGAGTCAGGGGGGGATTTCGATCGAGAAAGGGGAAGATGCTCAAGCGGCTCCCTCAAGTTCGCTTCGGGAAAAGGCGGGGAGTTCGGTAGAACGTTCGATGACGACAACGGCAACCTTAAGCCGCTCTGAGTCTGCTGGAGTGGGCGATCGCCCCCAAAATAGCCCATCCAGAAGTCAAAGGGTTACTCAGCGCCCAGGTTCTGGAGGTCGGGGACGGGTTAAAAGTCGGCGAGGGACTGGGAAAACGGGACGTTCTTCTATCCATTGGGGACGATTAGTTTTATTAGGAGCAGGTGGATTACTGGGATTATGGATTGTCATTTGGCTCATAGGTCAAGTGTTCGGCCTGATGGGTTCCCTGTTTAGAAATGCTCCAGCTTTGGAAGGGGAACAGTTACAATTGATGCTCAATCAGCCGCCCCTAGAGATTCCGGAAGGGCCTCCTGAAGCAACGGCAGATACGGGGCCGTTGACTCAAGAGAGGGCACAACTGGTGATTGAAACTTGGTTGAGTACGAAGGCTCAGGCCTTTGGATCTAATCATGAAGTGGATCAGTTGTCCTCAATTTTGGTCGATCCGGCTTTGAGTAGACAAAGACAACGGGCAACGCAAGATCAGCAAGATAATTTCTATGGTGAGTATGAGCATCAAGTGACGATTAATGAAGTCACGGTGAATCCGGATGACGAAGATCGGGCAACAGTTGATGCGACGGTGAATGAATCGGTAGAGTTTTATCGTAATGGTGCAGTGGA
- the pdhA gene encoding pyruvate dehydrogenase (acetyl-transferring) E1 component subunit alpha: MAQERIVPEFDSSSVQLGQEEGLRLYEDMVLGRVFEDKCAEMYYRGKMFGFVHLYNGQEAVASGVIKSMRPDEDFVCSTYRDHVHALSAGVPAREVMAELFGKATGCSKGRGGSMHMFSAEHKLLGGYAFVAEGIPVATGAAFQSKYRRETMGDESADQVTACFFGDGACNNGQFFECLNMAALWKLPILYVVENNKWAIGMAHDRATSVPEIYKKAHAFGMHGVEVDGMDVLAVREVAKEAIARARAGEGPTVIEALTYRFRGHSLADPDELRSKDEKEFWFPRDPIKRFASYLTSKGLATEAQLKDIDRKIQDVVDDSVKFALESPEPDASELYKYVFVED, translated from the coding sequence ATGGCTCAAGAGAGGATCGTACCAGAATTTGATTCGTCTTCAGTGCAACTCGGTCAAGAAGAAGGACTCAGATTGTATGAAGATATGGTACTAGGGCGGGTATTTGAAGATAAGTGTGCAGAAATGTACTACCGGGGCAAAATGTTCGGTTTTGTCCATCTGTATAACGGTCAGGAAGCGGTGGCTTCTGGCGTAATTAAATCTATGCGTCCAGATGAAGATTTTGTCTGTAGTACCTACCGAGATCATGTTCATGCCTTGAGTGCTGGAGTTCCTGCACGGGAGGTGATGGCTGAGTTGTTTGGGAAAGCGACGGGATGCTCGAAGGGTCGCGGTGGCTCCATGCATATGTTTTCGGCTGAACATAAACTGTTAGGCGGTTATGCATTTGTGGCTGAAGGTATCCCTGTGGCTACGGGTGCAGCGTTTCAGAGTAAGTATCGCCGGGAAACCATGGGAGATGAAAGTGCCGATCAGGTAACGGCTTGCTTTTTTGGGGATGGGGCTTGTAATAATGGCCAGTTTTTTGAATGTTTAAACATGGCGGCCTTGTGGAAGTTGCCGATTCTGTATGTGGTAGAAAATAATAAGTGGGCGATCGGAATGGCCCATGACCGAGCGACTTCAGTTCCCGAAATCTATAAAAAAGCCCATGCCTTTGGAATGCACGGGGTTGAGGTGGATGGAATGGATGTTTTAGCGGTGCGGGAAGTGGCCAAAGAGGCGATCGCCCGTGCCAGAGCTGGAGAAGGCCCCACCGTCATTGAAGCCCTAACCTATCGGTTCCGAGGCCATTCCTTAGCTGACCCCGATGAACTGCGCTCTAAAGACGAGAAAGAGTTCTGGTTCCCCAGAGATCCGATCAAACGGTTTGCTAGTTATTTAACCAGTAAAGGATTGGCCACTGAGGCACAGTTAAAAGACATCGATCGCAAAATTCAAGATGTGGTTGATGATTCGGTGAAATTCGCCCTCGAAAGTCCCGAACCCGATGCCAGTGAACTCTACAAATATGTGTTTGTAGAGGATTAA
- a CDS encoding NAD(P)H-quinone oxidoreductase subunit F: MSEYFLETSWCIPFYGLVGAILTLPWSTRMVRRTGPRPAAYFNLLMTVLALGHGLIVFNLVWDTEPYLIVFHWLKVMDIDFSLTLTLSSVSLGAMSLITGLSLLAQLYALGYLEKDWALARFFALMGFFEAAMSGIAVSDSLLLTYGLLEMLTLSTYLLVGFWYAQPLVVTAARDAFLTKRVGDILLLMGLVALGTTAGTLDFDRLYIWAETAQLSPGFATALGLALIAGPTGKCAQFPLHLWLDEAMEGPNPASILRNSVVVACGAYVLIKLQPILALSPVASATLVVIGIVTAIGASLVALAQVDIKRALSHSTSAYLGLVFIAVGTQWTGFALMLLFAHAIAKALLFMSVGSIILTTNSQDLTELGGLQSKMPVTTTSFLVGSAGLVGILPLGGFWALRLGADDFWYTEPWLLVVLLLVNALSAVNLTRVYRLVFAGETQPKTRRAPEVAWPMAVPMVSLIIITLICPWLLHQLSLIPNWDYVNKTTVFLVIISGIVGCGIGAKIPLQRSLARSILKPVKLIQDLLAYDFYIDRLYRMTVVFAVEQSARLTSWFDRYIVDGIVNLVGVVTLFSGEGLKYSSVGQSQLYVLTILLGVSILVTLVGWFVYVHP, translated from the coding sequence ATGTCTGAATATTTCCTAGAAACCAGTTGGTGTATTCCATTCTATGGTTTAGTCGGAGCCATCCTTACTTTGCCTTGGTCAACTCGGATGGTGCGTCGTACCGGGCCTAGGCCAGCCGCCTACTTTAACCTTCTGATGACGGTTTTGGCCCTAGGGCATGGCTTAATTGTTTTTAATCTCGTTTGGGACACAGAACCCTATTTAATTGTTTTTCACTGGCTCAAGGTGATGGATATTGATTTTTCCCTCACCTTGACCCTTTCTTCGGTCAGTTTAGGGGCAATGTCCCTGATTACGGGATTAAGCTTGTTAGCCCAACTCTATGCTCTGGGATATCTAGAAAAGGATTGGGCCTTGGCCCGATTTTTTGCCTTAATGGGCTTTTTTGAAGCGGCCATGAGTGGTATTGCTGTGAGTGACTCTCTGTTGCTGACCTATGGTTTGCTGGAAATGCTCACCCTATCAACTTATCTGTTGGTTGGGTTTTGGTATGCCCAGCCTTTGGTGGTGACTGCGGCTAGAGATGCGTTCTTAACCAAGCGGGTGGGTGATATTTTGTTGCTGATGGGGTTAGTGGCTTTGGGAACGACGGCTGGAACTCTGGATTTCGATCGCCTCTATATCTGGGCAGAAACTGCCCAATTATCCCCTGGGTTTGCTACTGCCCTAGGATTAGCCCTGATTGCGGGGCCAACGGGTAAATGCGCCCAATTTCCCCTACATTTGTGGCTAGATGAGGCCATGGAAGGGCCCAACCCTGCTTCGATTTTGAGAAATTCGGTGGTGGTGGCTTGTGGCGCTTATGTGTTGATTAAGCTGCAACCGATTTTGGCCCTCTCTCCAGTGGCTTCGGCGACTTTAGTGGTGATTGGGATTGTAACGGCGATTGGAGCGTCTTTGGTGGCTTTGGCGCAGGTGGATATTAAACGGGCCTTATCCCACAGTACGAGCGCGTATTTAGGCTTGGTGTTTATTGCGGTGGGGACTCAGTGGACAGGGTTTGCTCTGATGTTGCTGTTTGCCCATGCGATCGCCAAAGCTTTATTGTTTATGAGTGTGGGTTCAATTATCCTCACCACCAATAGCCAAGATTTAACCGAGCTAGGGGGACTCCAATCAAAAATGCCGGTTACTACCACTTCATTTCTGGTGGGTAGTGCGGGTTTAGTGGGCATTTTACCCCTGGGCGGTTTTTGGGCCCTGCGCTTAGGTGCAGATGACTTTTGGTACACCGAACCTTGGTTACTGGTGGTTCTGTTGCTGGTGAATGCTCTGAGCGCCGTGAATTTAACACGGGTCTATCGTCTCGTGTTTGCCGGAGAAACCCAACCAAAAACCCGCCGCGCTCCTGAAGTGGCCTGGCCCATGGCCGTACCCATGGTGAGTTTAATCATTATCACCTTAATCTGTCCCTGGTTATTACATCAATTATCGCTGATTCCTAACTGGGATTATGTAAATAAAACCACTGTTTTCCTAGTAATTATTTCGGGTATAGTCGGCTGTGGAATTGGTGCAAAGATTCCCCTACAGAGAAGTTTAGCCCGGTCAATTCTCAAACCGGTTAAATTGATCCAGGATCTGTTAGCCTATGATTTTTATATCGATCGCCTCTATCGGATGACCGTTGTCTTTGCGGTAGAACAATCGGCTCGACTGACCTCTTGGTTTGACCGATATATCGTTGATGGCATTGTCAATTTAGTGGGGGTGGTGACCCTGTTTAGTGGAGAGGGATTAAAGTATAGTTCCGTCGGCCAATCCCAACTTTATGTTCTCACGATTTTGTTAGGTGTGAGCATTCTCGTTACCCTAGTGGGCTGGTTTGTCTATGTTCATCCCTAA
- a CDS encoding carbon dioxide-concentrating mechanism protein CcmK: protein MPIAVGMVETLGFPAVVEAADAMVKAARVTLVGYEKIGSGRVTVIIRGDVSEVQASVAAGIESAKRVDGGEVLSTHIIARPHENLEYVLPIRYTEAVDQFRNY, encoded by the coding sequence ATGCCCATAGCCGTTGGAATGGTAGAAACCCTAGGCTTTCCTGCCGTCGTCGAAGCTGCTGACGCGATGGTAAAAGCTGCCCGTGTGACTCTGGTCGGGTATGAAAAAATTGGTAGTGGTCGGGTAACCGTCATTATTCGAGGAGATGTGTCCGAAGTCCAAGCTTCAGTTGCTGCCGGGATTGAATCCGCCAAGCGGGTTGATGGTGGTGAAGTGTTATCGACTCACATCATTGCCAGACCCCATGAGAACCTAGAGTACGTTCTGCCCATTCGTTACACCGAAGCAGTGGATCAGTTCCGAAACTACTAG
- a CDS encoding carbon dioxide-concentrating mechanism protein CcmK, which translates to MSIAVGMVETLGFPAVVEAADAMVKAARVTLVGYEKIGSGRVTVIVRGDVSEVQASVAAGVDNIKRVNGGRVLSTHIIARPHENLEYVLPIRYTEDVQQFAESTNAIRSSNRP; encoded by the coding sequence ATGTCAATTGCAGTGGGAATGGTAGAAACCTTGGGGTTTCCTGCCGTAGTAGAAGCAGCCGACGCAATGGTAAAAGCCGCTCGCGTCACCCTCGTCGGCTATGAAAAAATTGGTAGTGGTCGAGTCACGGTCATTGTCAGAGGTGACGTATCAGAAGTTCAAGCTTCAGTTGCGGCTGGAGTCGATAACATCAAGCGAGTCAATGGGGGTAGAGTTCTGTCCACCCATATTATTGCTCGTCCCCATGAAAATCTGGAGTACGTTCTACCCATTCGTTACACCGAAGATGTACAGCAATTTGCGGAAAGTACCAATGCCATTCGGTCGTCTAATCGTCCGTAA
- a CDS encoding EutN/CcmL family microcompartment protein, whose amino-acid sequence MQIAKVCGTVVSTQKDPSLRGSKFLLLQLIDEQGRLLPEYEVAADPSVGAGLDEWVLVSRGSAARQVEGTQNRPVDATVVGIIDTVTVRNSRIYSKKDTY is encoded by the coding sequence ATGCAAATTGCTAAAGTTTGTGGCACAGTCGTTAGCACCCAAAAAGATCCGAGTCTTAGAGGGTCAAAATTTCTGCTGTTGCAGTTGATAGATGAGCAAGGCCGTCTTCTGCCTGAATATGAGGTAGCCGCAGATCCAAGCGTGGGAGCTGGATTAGATGAATGGGTGTTGGTGAGTCGTGGCAGTGCGGCTCGCCAAGTTGAAGGAACCCAAAACCGCCCTGTAGATGCTACGGTTGTCGGAATTATTGACACGGTAACCGTAAGGAACTCCCGCATCTATAGCAAAAAAGATACCTATTAA